The genomic region tttctctgcttttcttttaTACAGTAAACAGCTTCGGCAAACACGGAACTCGTACATGTGGAAAGGAAACATGGATGCTACGGAAACAAACCCTGCAGGGAGCATGGTCGCCACGGACAGAACTATTTACACTATGGACACGGAGCTGGGCTGGTGCCAGGCCAGCAGGAAGAGCCTCTGGACCCTGCCTGCTTCTCTCTTGGAAATGCCAGGCTTCAGCCAGCTGCAAGGGACCTTCTAGGCCACAGCTCGGTTTGTCAGTCAGTCAGTCCGcccgtccgtccgtccatccttCACCTGTGCAGCCGTCTCAGCACCAGCTGCCTCTTCCTCAGAGCTTTAGTGTTTGATGGGGCTGCAAACTCTTCCTATGACTGCGACCTTTGGCTTCATTGCCCCTCGTCTAGGGCAGCAGCCAGTTTTCTTCCCACAGGGCGTAAGGCGAGGGAATCTCCCTGGACTCTGGTGAGGGAAGTGGCCTTGCAGGTTTATAGAGGAAAGCAAGCAGGGTGGAGCTGCCTGGAGAGAGTCCCCCAGGCCTGGCGCTACTCGGCCAGCAGTCTCTCCACCTGCCACATCAAACCTTCCCTCCTCTGGAGCACTGTTACCTTCGCCCCTGCCGTCTGTCCCCACACACTGCCCTCTGCAGATTAATTGGCATTGGTCTCCCGGCTGGTGCTTTGCTCTCGGCCCGTCTCCCGATCTTTATCTGCAGTTGAGGAAgaagtggaggaggaagaggaggaggaggaggaacccgTGGAACTGAGGGTCCGTCCCGAGTGCTTATAGGCTGTGACGAGCTCCTGCAGCCGCTCTGGCGTGGGCTCCCACTTGGTGAAGCCTGCGTTGTTCTGTAGGAAGATGACAGCAGTGTCGTGCACGGCTTTGTAGTTCATCTCCTCTCTGCAAGGGAAGATGACAGGCACTCAGTACTCGCTTCGTGGCCCTGTCCAACCAGTCGCTCAGCTGCGCCTGGACCCTCCCACACTGACATCTCCCCGTCCCCCTGCAGTAACTGGGGGCTGGCAAGCCCTGAGTGGGGATGCTCTCAGCCAGCCCCAGGCACAGGGCACAGCCTTGGGGAGGTTCAGGCTGTGCAAGGCCAGTGCCTGGTGCCTTCAGGACCCAGGGGAGCAGCAGGCTCAGGTGGAGGGGAACTCGAAGATCTCGCGGCACAGACACTGGCAGAAGCTGTAGAAGACACAGAGAATGAGGGTGGAGGGCACCAGGCTGACCAGCACGATGCCCAGGTTGTGGCGCTCAATGAGCAGGAGGTAGATGCCAAAGGGCAGGGAGCTGAAGTAGATGAGGCAGAGCATCCAGAGGATGAAGTGGGGTATGGCCTGCCAGGTGCAAGAGCGGCATTTCTGGATGGGGTCGCGGCAGGGCAGCGAGTCCAGGCTGGTGGGGCGGTACAGGCGTATCATGTCCAGCATGCCCAAGCCTTCGGGGGGCGCCACGTCCTCCGGCACCTCCAGGATGGTGATGACCAGGCAGTCAGAGGAGCTGCGGGAGGGCTCCAGGACGCTGGGGCACAGGATGACCTCGGGGGAGGGCAGAGTGCCTTGCTTCTTTGCCCGCTCGTGGTACGTCAGCACTGCCAGCACCTTGctgtcatcctggagcagctgcacGTCCTCCTCGGGGACCTGGGTCTCCTGCCGGCAGAAAGGGCAGCTGAGCAGGTGGGGCGAGGACTCCCCCATGGCCACCATCTTGCGCAGGCACTTAGCACAGACCCGGTGGCAGCAGCTCAGCAGCTTGGGCTTGCGGGCTCGTGCGTCATAGCAATTGTAGCAGATCTTGCACTCCAGCTCGTGCGCCGTGAACGCCAGCGGCTGGCAGCTCCCCAGCTCGCCATCCTTGTGGCTCATGGTCTCCCTTCCTGAAGCCGCTCGGAGCTCCTGGAGAGAAGGTCCTCGAGCCCAGCGGGGACGGTCAGGGGAgcccagcctggagagagagacaggggagACCTCCATGAATAAAGGGTTCGTAAGCAGAGTCCCAAGGGCCTGCCTGGCCCCGGCTTCCCTCCCTCAGGGCCTCCAGCAAAGCCAGCCCAGGCTAGAAACAGGGTTGGGGCCTCATTCTGGGCAGCAATTCAGGGGGCTCTGCAGCGCAGAGGAGCTAAGGAGAGGTGGggctgtcccttccctcccacgcTGCCGCCTATCCCGCCTGGGCTGGGGTGTGGCCCCGGCCTCGTGGCAGGTGTGCACATCACAGGAGCCCTCAGAGCGGGCACTTGCTGGCTGCCCCTGCCCGCTGGCAGGCccggggctggctgggagggtgAGGGCTGGCTCGGCTGCTGCCAGGCCAGAGGCCAGCCAGCCGAGAGTCCTGGCAGTCTGCATGGGCACAGCCTCTCCGCTTCCCTCCGTGATGGAAGGTGGGGCCGGGGTGGCAGCGATCAGCCGCCCCACCCAGCCAGGGGCCTAGGGCTGAGCCGGGCCCAGGCGCCGCCGGACCCTGCGGGGGCTCCCCGGGCGCGGGCAGGTTCGAGGCTGGAGCCTCCCACAGAAAAGCAGGAGCCGGCTCCAAAGGCAAGGCCACTGGCCGCGGCGGAGGGCGGGCACCCGGCAGCTCCTCTAGGCCGGGCCTGGGGCCCCGGGGAGATGCCCCAGCCTGCGCCCGGGACGCGGcgccggagccggagccgcccAGGGCGCGCCGGCAGCCCGCTCCCTGCCggcagcccggcccggcccctcctcCCGCAGCCGGCCGGGGCCCCGCGCGGGGCGCGGCCGCTCACCCGCTCGCCGGGAGCCCGGGCTGCGGCGGGGCCGGGTGCGCGCCCCGTGGCGCCGGCcgagccctgcccagccccgcgCGCAGCCGGCCACAGACGCAGGGAGCCTGCGAGCATCCGCCTCGGCGTCGGCGTGGCGGCGAGGAGCTGGGGGGACCGGCCTGCCCGGCCCggctcagccccagccaggggaagGCGCCGCTCCAGCCCTGCCTCCGCCGCCAGGAGCGCCCCCTGCCTCGGGAAAATGCCGTTTGAGCCATCACTTGTATTGCGGTGGGACCCGGGCccgctgtgccaggcgctgtacaagcCCGAACTGCTCCCCGGAGAGCCCAgctcccgctcccctccccgcctcAGGGGCCGGCCGggagcagaggtggctgcagggCTCAGCCCAGAGCGGCTGGCCAGTGAAGCaatggggctggaggcagggcagatAAGGTCGAACCCGTGGGCCTGTGTGGGGGGCAGACCCAGGCTCGGCAGCGCTGGCGGAGAGCAGGGCCCCAGGTACCCTCTGCAGAGCTGCACTCCCGCGGCCTAGGGGCACCTTATGCAATTGCGGAATAAACCCTCTTCCTTCCCTAGCCCGAGGGCCCCCCCCCCGGCGGCTTTACAGTAGCTCCTGTGCACgccggggcagggctggagcaggggggtcCACACTGAGTCCAAGGCTTCACTGCAGGACATTGCAACAGACAagcctgagcccagtcccgcctGGGAGCGCTCGGCTCCTCATTCCCTCCTCCCCGGGCCCGTAGGGAGCCCCTCCAGGAGAGAAAACTGAAGGGGGCTTAGGTGACTCATACACCTGCCCTGTGCGCACATAGGCCCAAGCTGAGACTCCAGGGATTTCTAGGGAGCATAGGAGGAACTAAAGAGCCCCATGCCCAGCACaaacctgcctgcagcctaggCTCGCCCCAGCTGTCATCTACCAGTGCAGCATCTAAGCTCCTCCACAGGCCTGAGGCAGCTGGGCCCTGCTGAGCTCAGAGATGGAGGCTTCTGCTTTGTTGGCTGACGGATCGTTGGTCGTCGCTGTCCTTACCACCACCTACCTGGAGGCTGGAACGGGGCCCAGCTCTCTGCCAGGTCACCCTTTCCCCATTGGCACACGGCACTTTTGCTGTAGAGTTTCTGCTGGAGCTTAAACCAACCCCGTTCCCTTTCATATCCCTCTTTATGCACCAGGATCGGCTCTGGGCAAAGGAGGTCAGGCAGCCTGGCCCCCGCAGGTGGAGGGGCAGCTGCACCAGCTCACCCACAGATCAGTACTGTCATACATTTGGAGTGAAATCCGGTGCTGATGAAGGGTGCTAGATTGACAGCCCTGAGTCATCCCTACAACAGACAGCTGCTGCAAGGGCAGTGCAAACATCCCTCATGGCCAGTGCAGCTGCCCGGGACACAGCAGTGCTGAGGCCGGGAGGGAGAGAGTAGAAGAAACTGAACTGAAAACCTAAGAAAGGGGGAGGAGTATGAGATGGGTGCATAATTATCCtcatttcatagatggggaactgaggcagagggaggtTAAGGTCAAAACTTCCCCCTCATTTTAGGTGCCCAATCTGAGCCAGCGTGCTCAGCACTATCTAGCACTGTTTATGTTCAAAGCATAGATCACCGTGACTTCAGTTCAGCTCTGAGCACAGCCCTCCTACAATACAGACCCAACTGTCTCACATCAGGGACCCCAGAAATGAGGAATACAGTCAGCGACCATCTGTGAGAAGTCTGGTTTCAATGATTTGCCCCATGTAACAGTAAAGTACTTTGTGGCACAGCCAGGgacagaatccaattctccagggcagcattcaactgctttAACCCTGAGTTAAAGGGGAAACCACCataggtcacactgaaaggtaagtggtcaggctggagggaggtcactaagggagttcctcagggattggtcttgggaccaatcttatttaacattttcattcatggCCTCAGCCCAAAAAGTGAGAGCATGCTAatgaaatctgtggatgacacaaagctgggagacACTGACAATACAGAGGAGCAGCATACCATGCAAGAGGATCTGGAAGACCTTGAAAACTAGTGTAAttgaaatgggatgaaatttaatagtgcaaagtgcaagatcatgcagttagggactaacaacaagaatttatGCTTGAAACTGGGGACAACACTTGGAAGTGACACGGGAAGAGAAAGACCTGGCTGtgctggttgatcacaggatgactatgagccaacAGTGGGATGTGGCtgtagaaaaaggctaatgcaatcctaggatgaaTCGGGCGAGGTATTGCCATTATACGAGGCACTagtgagacttcatctggaataccGTGTGCAGCGCTAGTTTCCCAcgtttaaaaaagatgaattcaaaccggaaagggtgcagagaagagctactgggATGACCCGAGAAACGGAAAACCTACCTTGGGAGAAGTGACTCAGAAGTGTGGCtcgtttagcctaaccaaacaaaggctgaggggagatgtgattgttccctataaatacatcagacaCACAAACACCAGGTTACCTAAGTAAAGGTCCactgttggcacaagaacaaatagatacaaactggccatcaagtttaggcttgaaattagacaaaggtttctaaccatcagaggagtgaaggtctggaacaacctcccaaggggagcagtgggggcaaaaatgTAACTGGcatcaagactgagcttgatcaATTTATGGAGCGGATGGTATGATGGCACGGCCTACCATGGCATGTGCCCCATCTGGGGCTGATAGTAGCAAATATTCCCAGCAGCCCGAGATGGGGCACTCGTTGAAGAGGGCTGAGAGTTACTAGATCATTctttccaggtgtctggctggtgcatcttgcccacatgctcaaggtctaatTGATCAccacatttggggtcaggaaggaatttttctccaggtcTGATGGGCAGAGAACctggggatttttcaccttcctctgaagtgtgggacacgggtcacttgcaagtttaaactagtgtaaacagtggattctctgtaactggatgtctttaaatcacgatttgaggacttcagtaactcagcaagATGTTAGGCAtctattacaagagtgggtgggagagaaactgtggcctgcagtgtgcatgtggtcagattagatgatcatgattgtCCTTTCCGGACTTAAGGCTGAGGCTATCCTTTCTTTTCCCGAAAttccctgcttcattcactatacaccttccaacttcttcaacaaatgaggcagaaatatcagcctccttcactacacctGTGTGATTTATCCCCAAAGCAGGTCCATTCTGCACCGAGGCAAGggtcccatggaaaaaaattgtatgtgatcatgtaattgaagactgtatcataatgcatatgcccaAGAGGGGAGAGTTAAGGTtccatgggcaaccttaattctggtatttacttgtttttgagtgcttgactttgcgaccttaatgtttttttaatgtagtttgtggGTGGGTTAATTTCCTAGGTATTTAaaagagcaaacaaaaaaaaaattccatcaggTGGCATCATAGTGACATCAGCATGGTTCATCAGTAGGGCTAGAACCTGTACATCcaccacagacctctgccacttgaactaacagagtaactgatagcagtagtaggttatcTTCCACAGGGACCAGCACTACAGAGGGTATCACACTCTGCAAGTGGGTTTCAGCTTTCACAAACAGCAGAAGAATAGGGAGACTCTAGGATCTTGGGTCCCATCCCAGACTCTGTAGAGGAGTGTGCTCTAGTACAGACTCTTCAGCCCATTCTCCCCATACTTGTCTCTTCCACCACCCTGGGTCCTTGTCCCCAGCTCCTTGCCCTTGTCTCTCCAGTCCCAATGCCCAACCAATTatagctctccctccccccactccttgttTCCTTAGCTTAGCCAGCCTCAATACCCCTCCTAGTACCTCATCTCTTCCCCTGCCACTGAGACTTCCTCCAGATCTAATCTCAATCATCTCCCCAAGCCTCTGCCTGGCTCTTGgttcccagtctctttgcccagccaaccccagttctctctctcagctcagctccttgtcagatctctcttctcctcccccttcccactggTTTCCAGTTCCAGTCTGCTTATCCAGCCAGCAATTCCTCCCCCTAGCCCCTTGCCAAATCCTCAACCCCCCCCATTTAccacactggctcccagtcccagtctccttgcacaAGCGATCCCACTCAGACTCCTGGTCCCAATCTATGTTTTGTCTAGCGTTTGTCCTCTCTTCATTCAAATCAGACAGCTGCCTCCTCGCTGCTGCCTAGGTGTCTGCAGGGGGATTATTAAGGGCACAGGAgagaggctccctgctctcagttccagtgcccagcccagAGGGGAGTAATCATTACAGGAAATGCCTGTGCTGGATCATGCTCAGTCACTTGTGGGGCTGGTGCACGTGCAGTCCAGTAGGAGCTGAGAGGAGGGAATATGCTCGACTGCTCTGTGGAGACGGCACTAGGACCTAGGAGAGCCTCAAGTctgctcagtgaggatggaatcttGAAACAACTGCTAAAAGCAAAGACAGCTCTGCCAGGCATGCGCAACTGCCATTTTCCCAAAGGTTTACATAACTTGGCCATATTTGGATTTTCACAATAATGGTGTAAAGGTCCAACCTTTCCGTGACACTAAGGTTACCTGCCTGACATAGTtcaagaaatctgatgagattcaacaaggacaagtgcagagtcctgcacttaggacggaagaatcccatgcactgctacagactagggaccgaatggctcggcagcagttctgcagaaaaggaccgaagggttacagtggacgagaagctggatatgagtcaacagtgtgcccttgttgccaaggccaatggcattttgggatgtataagtaggggcattaccagcagattgagggacgtgatcgttcccctctattcagcgttggtgaggcctcatctggagtattgggtccagtttttggccccacactacacgaaggatgtggaaaaactggaaagagtcccgtggagggcaacaaaaatgattagggcgctggagcacatgacttccAATTAcctgaaaagggggttccaaagaggatggagctaggctgttctcagtggtaccagatgacagaacaaggagtaatagtctcaaggtgcactgggggaggtctaggttagatattaggaaacacttgcactaggagggtggtgaagcactggaatgggttacttagggaggtggtggaatctccttccttagaggtttttaagatcaagcctgacaaagccctggctgggatgatttagttggggactggtcttgctttgagcagggggttggactggatgacctcccgaggtcccttccaaccctgatattctatgatctgctccaaaacatggaggtcctagagcttttcaaagaaatgtTGTCAGAATTTATGAACaagggcaaaacaatgtatttttctcttgcTTTGTTCTAAGAAATGCCTgaatcattttggctgaaattgtcCAAATATTTCAGCCTGAAGCAGGCGGCTGTCACTGCCGCCCTCTCTATAGAGCCACACGGCTCTCTGCTCTCTTTTGCCTACCCTGTCCCCTGATGCACCTGATCTTGCCTTTAACATTAGCTACGCCCTTATCCCAACAATACTCAGGTGCATATTTAGGGATCTCCAGCGACTCCTAGCAAGTTCATTACTGGATACTGTCCTGTTCTCCTGGCCACACTTAAAAGGATCCTGAAACATTTGaatggttcagaaaagagctacaagaatgatttaagGTCCAGAAAACCTGCCTTTACATCTTACAGCGTGTGACCTAAGAAGATCAATCCATTTAGTTAATcagagaagattaagaggtgacttgctCAGTCTgtcagtacctacatggggaagagggctcttcaatctagcagacaaagatagcacaagatccaatagctggaagcagCCTGGAAACGAGGCACACATTTAATACAGAGGAGAATTAATCACTGGAACTTACCGAGGGATGTGGTGGATGCGCTATTATGTGGAGTCTTTAAATCTAAAAGATAAGCTTTAACTGAGCCAGCAGTTATGGGTTTAATGTAGAAAAAGGCAGGATTATACAGAAAATCAAATTAGATAAAAACACAATGGCCCCTCCTAGCCTTACCAATCTATAAATCCTCCCTTACTGCCCTCTAGGCCTCTCTGACCAACATATCTGTGGCTTTATCTCATTTCAGTTGAATGTTCCAAATCCCAAAGAGCTGCTCTTGGGCAGGAGGTGCCTCCCCAAGCCAAGCTCCACCGTCTCATATACCTCTGGCTTGCCACCGTCTCCAGTCCTGGCATCATATTCACCTACATTTGTACGATGGCGTAACATGATCTCATTCACAATGGTCTCAACTGCACTGCATCCAggcctctcctcctcttccctggaTTATAGCAATTCCCTCTTCCAAGACCTCTGCAAGTCCCAGTACCTCAGAATCCAGCATATGCAGGGTGCTTCTGCCCCCTTCTCCTCAAATACAAAGAAGTGAGCTCATGTCACCCACAATCCTCAGCATCATTAACTGATTCCCCCGTTATTCTAAGAGCCAGTTCAAATTTGCCCTGCTCCTGACTTCACTAAGAGAACGCTGACACCTCCCCGCCTCCATGTCCTCTTAAACATTCTTTCTATTACTGGAGTGAATGCCTCTCTGTGATAGTTCTAAGGAGCCTACGACCTATGTATTAGAGTGCCTACCATCTCTCCCTCTCAGTGACGTGCCATTTTTAATCTCAGCAAAAGGGTCTCTTTTCCCTTGCCTATGCATGGGAGTCTCTGCTATCATTGGAATGGTTTTATTTAACTCCCAGACATTTTGGATATAGTGTTTTAGTGATGCGGCACTCAACTCTGCCCAGCTCAACCCACAAACACTGCAGACAAACAGATTCAAAGTGATGATCATTTTCCTAGAGTTCACCCAGTCCAGGGGCACAGGAGAAGGCAGTCAATCTGAGGGCACACAGGGCAGGCCTGGCCTCCCACGGACAGTCCCAGGCCCCACAGATGAGGAATAGCACCGACACCAAGGGGAGCTGTAATGCTGGTTTTTAATGTCCCTAAGAACTaggaaacaaaaatcaaaaatagACTTGACTTTGCTTTCTTTGATAAAAGTAATAAAATGGTTAGCGGTGTTAAATTaatccttaaaaaacaaaacccaaagagGTTAAATAAAGCCCAGAGGGCTTTGGGTAAAAACCACAACGACTACAAAACAGCTGCAAAGACGTTTTTACACACTAAAAGAAATTCCttttctctgcttttcttttaTACAGTAAACAGCTTCGGCAAACACGGAACTCGTACATGTGGAAAGGAAACATGGATGCTACGGAAACAAACCCTGCAGGGAGCATGGTCGCCACGGACAGAACTATTTACACTATGGACACGGAGCTGGGCTGGTGCCAGGCCAGCAGGAAGAGCCTCTGGACCCTGCCTGCTTCTCTCTTGGAAATGCCAGGCTTCAGCCAGCTGCAAGGGACCTTCTAGGCCACAGCTCGGTCTGTCAGTCTGcccgtccgtccgtccatccttCACCTGTGCAGCCGTCTCAGCACCAGCTGCCTCTTCTTCAGAGCTTTAGTGTTTGATGGGGCTGCAAACTCTTCCTATGACTGCGACCTTTGGCTTCACTGACCCTTGTCTAGGGCAGCAGCCAGTTTTCTTCCCACGGGGCGTAAGGCGAGGGAATCTCCCTGGACTCTGGTGAGGGAAGTGGCCTTGCAGGTTTACAGAGGAAAGCAAGCAGGGTGGAGCTGCCTGGAGAGAGTCCCCCAGGCCTGGCGCTACTCGGCCAGCAGTCTCTCCACCTGCCACATCAAACCTTCCCTCCTCTGGAGCACTGTTACCTTCGCCCCTGCCGTCTGTCCCCACACACTGCCCTTTGCAGATTAATTGGCATTGGTCTCCCGGCTGGTGCTTTGCTCTCGGCCCGTCTCCCGATCTTTATCTGCAGTTGAGGAAGaagtggaagaggaagaggaggaggaggaggaggaggaacccgTGGAACTGAGGGTCCGTCCCGAGTGCTTATAGGCTGTGACGAGCTCCTGCAGCCGCTCTGGCGTGGGCTCCCACTTGGTGAAGCCTGCATTGTTTTGTAGGAAGATGACAGCAGTGTTGTGCACGGCTTTGTAGTACATCTCCTCTCTGCAAGGGAAGATGACAGGCACTCAGTACTCGCTTCGTGGCCCTGTCCAACCAGTCgctcagctgcacctggaccctcCCACACTAATgtcctccccatctcccttcccttctgTAGTACCGAGGATCAGCCATTCTCTCTTAAAAGAAAGCCATACTGGTGAGTTAAAATTCAAAGACGCATCATGCAGCCCCTCACATGGGAGGTATCTTTCCTGACGTGCCAATATAGCTATATAGCTAGGACCCCGCTGTGAGCTCAGTGGTGCCCACATGTGGTCAAGAGCCTTCCAAAGGATAACCTCAGAGAATCAGTGTGTGTTACTTCCCATGGACACTACAAGGGCTGCTCTTGACTAAGCACGCACCACAGTACCGTTAGCTCCTGGGGAAGCTCAACAAGTTAGAGAAGAGGGAACACTGTACAAATCTTGCAGCGCAGCTCCTACTCCAACATACACAGCTAGGAATTCCTACCATCCCAGCTACAAAAAATCACGTCAGACAGCCTAGGCCAACCAGAAACCAATTGGGGACAAGTGATATTTAAGCACTTGCTGCCCACCAAGCAAGCTGTTAGCCTGCCATACAGAAGACAATGGTGAAAACTGGCCCAAGCTTCTGCTTCTTTTTAACTGTTACTGAATGGTGGCGGCAACAGGACATTTACAAGCCCAGAAAGCTACTGTGCTCAGCCAGCTGCACCTCAGACTGTATGCTGGTGAGTGGCACATGACTCTTCTCCACAGTACAATATGACATACGCAGGTCAGATCAGAGACATGTCCCTGAGGGAGAGGCtgatgtaaatttttaatagtAGGGAAATATACACAAATATGGTGACCCTTGATACTGTCTGTTGAGCCCAATCTGAGATGTGCTCGAGGTTCATTTTGGATAAGTCACTTGGCTTTTTTCCTAgcctgttccatacccctaaccaatGTCACCTTGGAGCAGGGGATTCCTGCCAAGGGCCTCTCTAAAATGCAGTACATCTCAAGAGCATCCCAACCAAGACTTGCGAGAAAGGCCTACTTCTTGCAGATATGCTGAGACCCGCTGCGGTACTCATGATCGAAGGCTGGCAGGATGAGTTGGTGCCGCTTGAACTTGCTCTGCTCCATGCGGGTCAGGGCTGGCGTCGGAGGGTCCCTCCACTCAGGGATGAAGACAATGAAGGAGAGGGGCTCATTGGAGCTCTCCAGCAGTTTCTAATCCACAAGGAAAAGAAATCTTATTCTTGACCAAGTAATGACAATCACGACAGGCTCTGTGAGAAGGAAATGCACCCTTCTCTGAGACCAGCATAAGAGCTGTCACAGTCCTCAGTGACCTGCTGATCTGTAACCCTGCCATGGGGATGCGGGATAgcagcagaggggagagagaggactcTCTCAGTCCAAGCACAGTGACAGGGATGAGCGGACGTACCTCAAAGTGAGAGACCATGGCGTCCATCAGTTCCTCACAGAACGGAGGATTTGCCTCAAAAGAGCCACTTATGGGAAAGAAATCCAGGAATGGGCTGAAGGGAACAAGGGAAAAGATCCCAGTTA from Natator depressus isolate rNatDep1 chromosome 13, rNatDep2.hap1, whole genome shotgun sequence harbors:
- the LOC141996956 gene encoding E3 ubiquitin-protein ligase RNF182-like isoform X3, whose translation is MSHKDGELGSCQPLAFTAHELECKICYNCYDARARKPKLLSCCHRVCAKCLRKMVAMGESSPHLLSCPFCRQETQVPEEDVQLLQDDSKVLAVLTYHERAKKQGTLPSPEVILCPSVLEPSRSSSDCLVITILEVPEDVAPPEGLGMLDMIRLYRPTSLDSLPCRDPIQKCRSCTWQAIPHFILWMLCLIYFSSLPFGIYLLLIERHNLGIVLRGDELQSRARHCCHLPTEQRRLHQVGAHARAAAGARHSL
- the LOC141996956 gene encoding E3 ubiquitin-protein ligase RNF182-like isoform X2 codes for the protein MEVSPVSLSRLGSPDRPRWARGPSLQELRAASGRETMSHKDGELGSCQPLAFTAHELECKICYNCYDARARKPKLLSCCHRVCAKCLRKMVAMGESSPHLLSCPFCRQETQVPEEDVQLLQDDSKVLAVLTYHERAKKQGTLPSPEVILCPSVLEPSRSSSDCLVITILEVPEDVAPPEGLGMLDMIRLYRPTSLDSLPCRDPIQKCRSCTWQAIPHFILWMLCLIYFSSLPFGIYLLLIERHNLGIVLVSLVPSTLILCVFYSFCQCLCREIFEFPST
- the LOC141996956 gene encoding E3 ubiquitin-protein ligase RNF182-like isoform X1; the protein is MEVSPVSLSRLGSPDRPRWARGPSLQELRAASGRETMSHKDGELGSCQPLAFTAHELECKICYNCYDARARKPKLLSCCHRVCAKCLRKMVAMGESSPHLLSCPFCRQETQVPEEDVQLLQDDSKVLAVLTYHERAKKQGTLPSPEVILCPSVLEPSRSSSDCLVITILEVPEDVAPPEGLGMLDMIRLYRPTSLDSLPCRDPIQKCRSCTWQAIPHFILWMLCLIYFSSLPFGIYLLLIERHNLGIVLRGDELQSRARHCCHLPTEQRRLHQVGAHARAAAGARHSL